A single genomic interval of Mustela nigripes isolate SB6536 chromosome 7, MUSNIG.SB6536, whole genome shotgun sequence harbors:
- the C7H20orf204 gene encoding uncharacterized protein C20orf204 homolog isoform X2, whose translation MAPGQSGLRTCSVPDVLRHYRAVIFEDLQAAVRQAGPGAEWPGPGSPHLPFIHKNLTGAARPGWRGLGGAVCSAQKEHGILLSIASLGRTLRRVVARGRRGALEKAAWTVAMRTEAVMRRHCGTLSQRSRRPKTRPPRSRRGRRRLLVRALDAVATCWEKLFALRAAAPGGP comes from the exons ATGGCGCCAGGCCAGTCGGGGCTCCGCACCTGCAGCGTCCCTGACGTGCTCCGCCACTACCGCGCCGTCATCTTTGAGGACCTGCAGGCAGCTGTGAGGCAGGCTGGGCCAGGGGCAGAGTGGCCGGGGCCAGGCTCCCCACACCTCCCTTTCATTCACAAAAACCTGACTGGAGCTGCGCGCCCCGGATGGCGGGGCCTGGGGGGGGCGGTCTGCAGTGCCCAGAAG gagCACGGTATCCTACTGTCTATCGCGTCCCTGGGTCGGACCCTGCGCAGGGTGGTGGCCCGGGGCCGCCGCGGGGCCCTGGAGAAGGCAGCGTGGACCGTCGCCATGCGCACCGAGGCGGTGATGCGGCGCCACTGCGGGACGCTGAGCCAG CGGAGCCGGCGGCCCAAGACGCGCCCTCCCCGGAGTCGCCGCGGCCGGAGGCGGCTCCTCGTGCGCGCCCTGGACGCCGTCGCCACCTGCTGGGAGAAACTCTTCGCGCTGCGGGCGGCGGCCCCCGGGGGTCCCTAG
- the C7H20orf204 gene encoding uncharacterized protein C20orf204 homolog isoform X1: protein MVPPKPALWAILLALLGMAPGQSGLRTCSVPDVLRHYRAVIFEDLQAAVRQAGPGAEWPGPGSPHLPFIHKNLTGAARPGWRGLGGAVCSAQKEHGILLSIASLGRTLRRVVARGRRGALEKAAWTVAMRTEAVMRRHCGTLSQRSRRPKTRPPRSRRGRRRLLVRALDAVATCWEKLFALRAAAPGGP, encoded by the exons ATG GTGCCTCCCAAGCCTGCGCTCTGGGCAATCCTGCTGGCTCTGCTGGGAATGGCGCCAGGCCAGTCGGGGCTCCGCACCTGCAGCGTCCCTGACGTGCTCCGCCACTACCGCGCCGTCATCTTTGAGGACCTGCAGGCAGCTGTGAGGCAGGCTGGGCCAGGGGCAGAGTGGCCGGGGCCAGGCTCCCCACACCTCCCTTTCATTCACAAAAACCTGACTGGAGCTGCGCGCCCCGGATGGCGGGGCCTGGGGGGGGCGGTCTGCAGTGCCCAGAAG gagCACGGTATCCTACTGTCTATCGCGTCCCTGGGTCGGACCCTGCGCAGGGTGGTGGCCCGGGGCCGCCGCGGGGCCCTGGAGAAGGCAGCGTGGACCGTCGCCATGCGCACCGAGGCGGTGATGCGGCGCCACTGCGGGACGCTGAGCCAG CGGAGCCGGCGGCCCAAGACGCGCCCTCCCCGGAGTCGCCGCGGCCGGAGGCGGCTCCTCGTGCGCGCCCTGGACGCCGTCGCCACCTGCTGGGAGAAACTCTTCGCGCTGCGGGCGGCGGCCCCCGGGGGTCCCTAG